A window from Micromonospora profundi encodes these proteins:
- the murC gene encoding UDP-N-acetylmuramate--L-alanine ligase codes for MTAQFTPAGTLTAEDLGAVHLIGVGGVGMLGVARLLLTRGIRVSGSDLREWPSLAGLRALGGTIYLSHETTNLDGVDTVVYSSAIPQDHLEIVEARRRGLRVLHRSEALAAAMTGRRAIAVAGTHGKTTTTSMVTMVFQQAGVDPSFVIGGEISEVGSGAHHGTGEHFVVEADESDRSFLIYRPYVSIITNVEADHLNTYGDYATLEAAFVEFARLTDPDGFIITCADDPGGRRLAATLRAEGRRVHTYGAAEDADLRLTEIVSSARGVRYLAAIDGRSLGEFRLPVPGRHMGLNSASAVLTAYLLGLPLEAAEAALAVFPGVRRRFERKGVADGVLVYDEYAYHPTSITLALQTLREVAGDGRLIVVFQPYRMYRTRDNQAEIAEALAIADEVVLLEVFGPGELRQPGEGSAALIEAVPLPAERKVFVDSWEAAPVEVARRARSGDVVVTMGAPPISLMGDELLVALGARTPGSASTATVDPVATTPAIGQPVPGGSTAGGDGAALGGTAAPDGAAPPAG; via the coding sequence ATGACCGCGCAGTTCACCCCGGCCGGCACGCTCACCGCCGAGGACCTGGGCGCCGTCCACCTGATCGGCGTGGGTGGGGTGGGCATGCTGGGCGTGGCCCGCCTCCTGCTCACCCGGGGCATCCGGGTCTCCGGCAGCGACCTGCGGGAGTGGCCGTCACTGGCCGGGCTGCGGGCGCTCGGCGGCACCATCTACCTCAGCCACGAGACGACGAACCTCGACGGTGTGGACACCGTTGTCTACTCCTCGGCCATCCCGCAGGACCACCTGGAGATCGTCGAGGCGCGCCGGCGTGGCCTGCGGGTGCTGCACCGCTCGGAGGCCCTCGCCGCGGCGATGACCGGCCGTCGTGCGATCGCTGTGGCCGGCACCCACGGCAAGACCACCACCACGTCGATGGTGACGATGGTGTTCCAGCAGGCCGGTGTGGACCCGTCGTTCGTGATCGGTGGGGAGATCTCCGAGGTCGGCTCGGGCGCGCACCACGGCACCGGTGAGCACTTCGTGGTCGAGGCGGACGAGAGCGACCGCTCGTTCCTCATCTACCGCCCGTACGTCTCGATCATCACGAACGTCGAGGCGGACCACCTCAACACCTACGGCGACTACGCGACGCTTGAGGCGGCGTTCGTCGAGTTCGCCCGGCTCACCGACCCGGACGGGTTCATCATCACCTGCGCGGACGACCCGGGTGGCCGGCGGTTGGCGGCGACGCTGCGCGCCGAGGGGCGGCGGGTCCACACGTACGGCGCGGCGGAGGACGCCGACCTGCGACTCACCGAGATCGTCTCGTCGGCGCGGGGGGTTCGCTACCTGGCCGCCATCGACGGGCGGTCGCTCGGCGAGTTCCGGCTGCCGGTGCCGGGTCGGCACATGGGACTCAACAGCGCCTCGGCGGTGCTGACGGCGTACCTGCTGGGGCTGCCTCTGGAGGCCGCGGAGGCGGCGCTCGCGGTGTTTCCCGGCGTGCGGCGGCGCTTCGAGCGCAAGGGCGTCGCGGACGGCGTGCTTGTCTACGACGAGTACGCCTACCACCCGACCTCGATCACGCTGGCGTTGCAGACGTTGCGCGAGGTGGCCGGGGACGGGCGGCTGATAGTGGTCTTCCAGCCCTACCGGATGTACCGGACCCGCGACAACCAGGCGGAGATCGCCGAGGCGCTGGCCATCGCCGACGAGGTGGTGCTGCTGGAGGTCTTCGGGCCGGGGGAGCTGCGCCAGCCCGGTGAGGGCTCGGCGGCGTTGATCGAGGCGGTGCCGTTGCCCGCCGAACGGAAGGTGTTCGTCGACTCGTGGGAGGCGGCGCCTGTCGAGGTGGCCCGCCGGGCACGCTCCGGGGACGTCGTGGTGACCATGGGTGCCCCGCCGATCTCGCTGATGGGCGACGAGTTGCTGGTCGCCCTGGGCGCGCGTACCCCGGGTTCCGCGTCGACCGCGACCGTCGATCCGGTGGCCACCACCCCGGCGATCGGCCAGCCGGTGCCCGGCGGGTCCACCGCCGGTGGTGACGGTGCGGCCCTCGGCGGCACCGCCGCACCGGACGGTGCGGCGCCCCCGGCCGGATGA
- a CDS encoding cell division protein FtsQ/DivIB yields MSPGPARGRTSGAEGGKPRRGPVRRWQLVRAGSDAVPPSTRRFMARARQRRMRAALPWAAAAGVLALLGLVAWTVLGTGLFGVRAVTVEGAQLVTPVEVRDAVGVPDGVPLARVDLAAAERRVGALAPVERATVSRDWPGSLVVRVTERTPVAAVPQGAVFALIDRSGVAFQTVGRHPAGLPVVRVVRPAADDPGTRAGLEVLAALTPQLRDELVDVSVESLARINLRLRGDRTVVWGDATRGADKARVATSLLDEDADRIDVSSPDVVTFR; encoded by the coding sequence ATGAGCCCCGGCCCCGCCCGAGGGCGGACCAGCGGCGCCGAGGGCGGCAAACCACGACGCGGCCCGGTACGGCGTTGGCAGCTGGTCCGGGCCGGCAGCGATGCCGTGCCGCCGTCGACCCGCCGGTTCATGGCGCGGGCACGGCAGCGCCGGATGCGTGCGGCGCTGCCGTGGGCGGCGGCCGCCGGGGTGCTGGCGCTGCTCGGGCTGGTGGCCTGGACGGTGTTGGGCACCGGACTGTTCGGGGTCCGAGCGGTGACCGTGGAGGGCGCGCAGCTCGTCACCCCTGTGGAGGTGCGCGACGCGGTGGGGGTGCCCGACGGGGTGCCGCTGGCCCGGGTGGACCTGGCCGCCGCCGAGCGTCGGGTCGGTGCGTTGGCGCCGGTGGAGCGGGCCACTGTGTCCCGGGACTGGCCCGGGTCGCTCGTGGTCCGGGTGACCGAACGGACGCCGGTGGCCGCGGTGCCGCAGGGTGCGGTGTTCGCCCTGATCGACCGCAGCGGCGTGGCGTTCCAGACGGTGGGCCGCCACCCCGCCGGGCTGCCGGTGGTACGGGTGGTCCGGCCCGCCGCCGACGACCCGGGCACCCGGGCCGGGCTGGAGGTGCTCGCGGCCCTGACCCCGCAGCTGCGCGACGAACTGGTGGACGTGAGTGTGGAGAGCCTGGCCCGAATCAACCTGCGGCTGCGCGGCGACCGTACGGTGGTCTGGGGCGACGCGACGCGGGGTGCGGACAAGGCCCGGGTAGCCACGTCGCTGCTCGACGAGGACGCCGACCGGATCGACGTGAGTTCACCGGACGTGGTGACCTTCCGCTGA
- the ftsZ gene encoding cell division protein FtsZ — MTPPHNYLAVIKVVGIGGGGVNAVNRMIEVGLKGVEFIAINTDAQALLMSDADVKLDVGRELTRGLGAGANPDVGKNAAEDHRDEIEEVLKGADMVFVTCGEGGGTGTGGAPVVANIARKLGALTIGVVTRPFSFEGKRRQVQAETGIDELRNQCDTLIVIPNDRLLALGDRNISMMDAFRTADQVLLSGVQGITDLITTPGLINLDFADVKSVMSGAGSALMGIGSARGENRAVEAAEAAISSPLLEQSMDGARGVLLSIAGGSDLGLFEINDAAQLVTDAAHPDANIIFGAVIDDALGDEVRVTVIAAGFDGGTPAYKAAEPTRKTNTNQPAPQSNPVPAPATLPAPTQSPRRVLFDDVDVPDFLKNGS, encoded by the coding sequence ATGACACCTCCGCACAACTACCTGGCGGTCATCAAGGTCGTCGGCATCGGGGGCGGCGGCGTCAACGCCGTCAACCGGATGATCGAGGTTGGGCTCAAGGGCGTCGAGTTCATCGCGATCAACACCGATGCCCAGGCGCTGCTGATGAGCGACGCCGACGTCAAGCTCGACGTCGGCCGGGAGCTGACCCGTGGGCTGGGCGCCGGGGCGAACCCGGACGTGGGCAAGAACGCCGCCGAGGACCACCGCGACGAGATCGAGGAGGTGCTCAAGGGCGCCGACATGGTCTTCGTGACCTGCGGTGAGGGCGGCGGCACCGGCACCGGCGGCGCGCCGGTGGTGGCGAACATCGCCCGCAAGCTCGGCGCGCTGACCATCGGCGTGGTGACCCGGCCGTTCTCCTTCGAGGGCAAGCGCCGCCAGGTGCAGGCCGAAACCGGGATAGACGAACTCCGCAACCAGTGCGACACGCTGATCGTGATCCCGAACGACAGGCTGCTGGCCCTGGGTGACCGCAACATCAGCATGATGGACGCGTTCCGCACCGCCGACCAGGTGCTGCTCTCCGGCGTGCAGGGCATCACCGACCTGATCACCACCCCGGGTCTGATCAACCTGGACTTCGCCGACGTCAAGAGCGTGATGAGCGGCGCGGGCAGCGCGTTGATGGGCATCGGCAGCGCCCGCGGCGAGAACCGCGCGGTCGAGGCGGCCGAGGCTGCCATCTCCAGCCCGCTGCTGGAGCAGAGCATGGACGGCGCGCGCGGCGTGCTGCTCTCCATCGCCGGAGGCTCCGACCTGGGCCTGTTCGAGATCAACGACGCGGCGCAGCTGGTCACCGACGCGGCGCACCCGGACGCCAACATCATCTTCGGCGCGGTGATCGACGACGCGCTCGGCGACGAGGTGCGCGTGACGGTCATCGCGGCGGGCTTCGACGGCGGCACGCCGGCGTACAAGGCGGCCGAGCCGACCCGCAAGACCAACACCAACCAGCCGGCGCCGCAGAGCAACCCGGTGCCCGCGCCGGCGACCCTGCCGGCCCCGACCCAGTCGCCGCGCCGGGTGCTGTTCGACGACGTGGACGTGCCCGACTTCCTCAAGAACGGGTCCTGA
- a CDS encoding YggS family pyridoxal phosphate-dependent enzyme: MTDSSTTARPDRRAEIAAGLAQVRARIADACADAGRDRADVTMIAVTKTYPASDVLVLAGLGVTDVGENRDQEAAGKAAEVAAAGVSPRWHFIGQLQRNKARSVVRYADVVHSVDSVRLARALASAAADRERPLDALVQVSIDGDPDRGGALPGSADPGAGLEPVAEAVAGAPALRLAGLMAVAPLGWEPERAFARLAEVAESFRALHPGATALSAGMSGDLEIAIRYGATHVRVGSALLGMRPTLR, from the coding sequence ATGACTGACAGCTCAACCACGGCACGACCGGACCGGCGCGCCGAAATCGCGGCCGGCCTGGCCCAGGTGCGTGCCCGGATCGCTGACGCCTGCGCGGACGCCGGCCGGGACCGCGCCGACGTCACGATGATCGCGGTGACAAAGACGTACCCGGCCAGCGACGTGCTGGTGTTGGCCGGGCTCGGTGTGACCGACGTGGGGGAGAACCGCGACCAGGAGGCGGCCGGCAAGGCCGCCGAGGTGGCCGCCGCCGGGGTGAGCCCGCGCTGGCACTTCATCGGCCAGTTGCAGCGCAACAAGGCACGCTCGGTGGTCCGGTACGCCGACGTCGTGCACTCGGTGGACAGCGTGCGGCTGGCCCGCGCGCTGGCGTCCGCTGCGGCGGACCGGGAACGGCCGCTGGACGCCCTGGTGCAGGTCAGCATCGACGGCGACCCGGATCGTGGTGGCGCGCTACCCGGGTCGGCCGATCCAGGCGCCGGGCTGGAGCCGGTGGCCGAGGCGGTGGCCGGCGCGCCGGCGCTGCGGTTGGCCGGCCTGATGGCTGTCGCCCCGCTCGGGTGGGAGCCGGAACGGGCCTTTGCCCGGCTCGCCGAGGTGGCCGAGTCGTTTCGGGCGCTCCATCCGGGAGCGACGGCGTTGTCCGCCGGAATGAGCGGCGACCTGGAAATCGCGATCCGATATGGCGCGACACATGTCCGCGTCGGCAGCGCGTTGCTCGGAATGCGTCCCACGCTGCGGTAG
- a CDS encoding cell division protein SepF — MGALRKAGVWLGLVEEDDERAYDDGGYDKGGYRESRYRQSRYAEEFTDEDDDDNEEPPAPRPRASERARFSDRANGRVSESDRGDGERPERVERSSVRSITRSSAGETSGALTYHTRDNLALAPQATARERVAAPEEEQRYQITTLHPTTYREARTIGEHFRDGVPVIINLTEMDEADARRLVDFAAGLAFGLRGTIERVTNRVFLLSPANVQVTAEDKAKIAEGGFFSLS, encoded by the coding sequence ATGGGTGCACTGCGCAAGGCGGGGGTCTGGCTCGGTCTGGTCGAGGAAGACGACGAGCGGGCCTACGACGACGGAGGCTACGACAAGGGTGGCTACCGTGAGTCGCGTTACCGGCAGAGCCGGTACGCCGAGGAGTTCACCGACGAGGACGACGACGACAACGAGGAGCCGCCGGCTCCCCGGCCGAGGGCCAGCGAGCGTGCTCGGTTCTCCGACCGGGCCAACGGGCGGGTCAGCGAGTCCGACCGTGGCGACGGTGAGCGTCCCGAGCGCGTCGAGCGGTCCAGCGTACGCTCGATCACCCGGTCGTCGGCAGGTGAGACGTCCGGCGCGCTGACCTACCACACGCGCGACAATCTGGCCCTCGCTCCGCAGGCCACGGCACGTGAGCGTGTCGCCGCGCCCGAGGAGGAGCAGCGCTACCAGATCACCACGCTGCACCCCACCACCTACCGGGAGGCGCGCACCATCGGTGAGCACTTCCGCGACGGCGTACCGGTGATCATCAACCTCACCGAAATGGACGAGGCCGATGCCCGCCGTCTGGTTGACTTCGCCGCCGGGCTGGCGTTCGGGCTGCGCGGTACGATCGAGCGCGTGACCAATCGGGTGTTCCTGCTCTCACCGGCCAATGTCCAGGTCACCGCTGAGGACAAGGCCAAGATCGCTGAGGGCGGTTTTTTCAGCCTGAGTTGA
- a CDS encoding YggT family protein, translated as MLSILLQVLYLVLYVFLLVLLSRFVLSAVLQYGRRWQPGRGASAGLESVWSVTDPPLNTLRRVIPPLRIGTVSIDLASLVLLVILFVLMEFVLGPSIRASA; from the coding sequence GTGTTGTCGATCTTACTGCAAGTGCTGTATCTGGTCCTTTATGTCTTCCTGCTCGTTCTTCTGTCCCGGTTCGTGTTGAGCGCTGTCCTTCAATACGGCCGCCGGTGGCAGCCGGGGCGGGGCGCATCGGCAGGACTGGAATCCGTGTGGAGCGTCACTGATCCCCCTCTCAACACGTTGAGGCGTGTGATCCCTCCGCTGCGAATTGGTACCGTGAGCATCGACCTGGCCTCCCTTGTGCTCCTGGTTATCCTGTTCGTGCTGATGGAGTTCGTGTTAGGGCCGTCGATCAGGGCATCTGCCTGA
- a CDS encoding DivIVA domain-containing protein, with protein sequence MPLTPADVHNVAFKKPPIGKRGYDEEEVDAFLDEVERELARLIEENNELRAQVERGGRGGAPAGPGGDARLAAELNDVKAQLDRVQRDKSAAEQAARAMQAELEQVRATGGPAVTGDGEQQALRVLMMAQRTADDHVSDARREADQLLSEARSKAEEVTREARAKADALERDARQRHQEAMGGLDAKRTALQKHIEELKQFEREYRTRLKAYLESQLRDLDGRGQGLEAEMTRTEAGRVAGGNGLAAAGLAGSYGGGRSGALESGR encoded by the coding sequence ATGCCGCTGACCCCGGCCGACGTCCACAACGTCGCCTTCAAAAAGCCGCCGATCGGCAAGCGGGGGTATGACGAGGAGGAGGTCGACGCCTTCCTGGACGAGGTCGAGCGCGAGCTCGCCCGTCTCATCGAGGAGAACAACGAGCTGCGCGCCCAGGTGGAGCGCGGCGGCCGTGGCGGTGCCCCCGCCGGCCCCGGCGGCGACGCCCGACTGGCGGCGGAGCTCAACGACGTCAAGGCCCAGCTGGACCGGGTGCAGCGCGACAAGTCCGCTGCCGAGCAGGCCGCCCGCGCCATGCAGGCCGAGCTGGAGCAGGTCCGCGCGACCGGCGGCCCGGCTGTCACCGGTGACGGTGAGCAGCAGGCCCTGCGCGTGCTGATGATGGCCCAGCGCACCGCCGACGACCACGTGTCCGACGCGCGCCGCGAGGCTGACCAACTGCTGTCCGAGGCGCGCAGCAAGGCCGAGGAGGTGACCCGCGAGGCTCGTGCGAAGGCCGACGCCCTGGAGCGGGACGCCCGCCAGCGGCACCAGGAGGCCATGGGCGGCCTGGACGCCAAGCGCACGGCCCTGCAGAAGCACATCGAGGAGCTCAAGCAGTTCGAGCGCGAGTACCGCACCCGGCTCAAGGCGTACCTGGAGAGCCAGCTGCGGGACCTCGACGGTCGGGGCCAGGGCCTCGAAGCCGAGATGACCCGCACCGAAGCAGGCCGGGTTGCTGGCGGCAACGGGCTGGCCGCGGCTGGTCTCGCCGGTTCGTACGGCGGCGGGCGCTCCGGCGCTCTCGAATCCGGACGCTGA
- a CDS encoding DUF167 domain-containing protein: MPPQDALTVAVRVKPGASRDRVGGCFDGPHGPALVIAVHAPAVDGRATEAARRALAAALGVRQSTVSLRAGAASRDKLFLVDGPGPELTEALRRLRDGSAG; encoded by the coding sequence GTGCCCCCGCAGGACGCGCTCACGGTCGCGGTGCGGGTCAAGCCGGGCGCCTCCCGGGACCGTGTCGGTGGCTGCTTCGACGGCCCGCACGGCCCCGCCCTGGTGATCGCTGTGCACGCGCCGGCCGTGGACGGCCGCGCCACCGAGGCGGCCCGCCGAGCCCTCGCCGCCGCTCTGGGTGTCCGGCAGTCCACTGTGTCGCTGCGTGCCGGCGCGGCCAGCCGGGACAAGCTCTTCCTCGTCGACGGGCCCGGCCCGGAGCTGACTGAGGCGCTACGCCGACTGCGGGACGGATCCGCGGGGTGA
- a CDS encoding potassium/proton antiporter: MTPGLDIALLLGSAVLLVAVGAVRLSSRLGVPSLLVYLALGVALGEGGLGIRFDDVELTRALGFCALIVIIAEGGLTARWSTLRPVLGLASALSTVGVVVSIVVVGLAVHLMLGLDWRLAMLYGAVLSSTDAAAVFATLRRLRLPPRLVATLEAESGMNDAPVVLLVVLLSHDGWAHPWWYEVGLVCYELGVGAAVGVGAGLAGTWALRRAALPSAGLYPIAAVGITVLAYAAGAVLHASGFLAVYVAGVLLGNARLPHRQAILGFADGLAWLAQIGLFVLLGLLVTPGRLDAAVLPALVAGLALVLLARPLSVAVSALPFRVGPREQVFLSWAGLRGAVPIVLATIPLSERVPGADRLFDAVFVLVVIFTLVQASTLGPVARRLGTTAPGEATEIHVETAPLERMRADLLQVEVPPGSRLAGVHVDELRLPVGASVTLVLRDGAGFVPGPGTRLKTGDSLLIVATGGVRDAAEQRLRAVSRRGRLARWFGEYGDEAAR, from the coding sequence GTGACGCCCGGGTTGGATATCGCACTGCTGCTCGGTTCGGCGGTGCTGCTGGTGGCGGTGGGCGCGGTCCGGCTCTCCAGCCGTCTCGGGGTGCCCAGTCTGCTCGTCTACCTGGCGCTGGGCGTGGCGCTCGGCGAGGGCGGGCTGGGCATCCGGTTCGACGACGTCGAGCTGACCCGGGCCCTCGGCTTCTGCGCTCTCATCGTCATCATCGCCGAGGGTGGCCTGACCGCACGGTGGAGCACGCTGCGCCCGGTGCTCGGTCTGGCCTCCGCGCTCTCCACCGTCGGCGTGGTCGTCAGCATCGTGGTGGTCGGCCTCGCCGTACACCTGATGTTGGGGCTGGATTGGCGGCTGGCGATGCTCTACGGCGCGGTGCTCTCCTCCACCGACGCGGCGGCCGTCTTCGCCACCCTGCGCCGGCTGCGGCTGCCGCCCCGGCTGGTGGCCACGCTGGAGGCCGAGTCCGGCATGAACGACGCCCCGGTGGTGCTGCTCGTGGTGCTGCTGTCGCACGACGGCTGGGCGCATCCGTGGTGGTACGAGGTCGGGCTGGTCTGCTACGAGCTGGGTGTCGGTGCGGCGGTGGGCGTGGGGGCGGGTCTCGCCGGCACCTGGGCGCTGCGCCGGGCTGCTCTGCCGTCGGCCGGGCTGTATCCGATCGCCGCTGTGGGCATCACGGTGCTGGCGTACGCCGCAGGCGCGGTGCTGCACGCCTCGGGGTTCCTCGCCGTCTACGTGGCGGGGGTGCTGCTGGGCAACGCCCGGCTTCCGCACCGGCAGGCGATCCTCGGGTTCGCCGACGGGCTGGCGTGGCTGGCCCAGATCGGGCTGTTCGTGCTGCTCGGGCTGCTTGTGACACCGGGCCGGTTGGACGCGGCGGTGCTGCCGGCGTTGGTCGCCGGGCTGGCGCTGGTGCTGCTGGCCCGGCCGCTGTCGGTGGCCGTGTCGGCGCTGCCCTTCCGGGTCGGCCCGCGTGAGCAGGTGTTCCTGTCCTGGGCCGGGTTGCGGGGCGCGGTGCCGATCGTGCTTGCCACCATTCCGCTCTCCGAGCGGGTGCCCGGCGCGGACCGTCTCTTCGACGCGGTCTTCGTGCTGGTGGTGATCTTCACTCTGGTGCAGGCCAGCACGCTGGGGCCGGTGGCCCGCAGGTTGGGCACCACCGCGCCGGGCGAGGCCACCGAGATCCACGTGGAGACCGCGCCGCTGGAGCGGATGCGGGCGGATCTGCTGCAGGTCGAGGTGCCGCCGGGCTCGCGGCTGGCCGGCGTGCACGTCGACGAGCTGCGGCTGCCGGTCGGTGCGTCGGTGACCCTGGTGCTGCGCGACGGGGCGGGTTTCGTGCCGGGTCCGGGCACCCGGCTCAAGACCGGCGACAGCCTGCTGATCGTCGCCACCGGCGGGGTGCGTGACGCCGCCGAACAGCGCTTGCGGGCGGTCAGTCGGCGTGGTCGGTTGGCCCGGTGGTTTGGCGAGTACGGAGATGAGGCCGCCCGTTGA
- a CDS encoding TraR/DksA family transcriptional regulator has translation MAKPADTKTAGRKPVAKVTRSAAETEKIRAALAARRDELRAEYDQTLSEITELQRDRLTDSAGDDQADTGTKTFEREQEISLANSILERITQVERALERLDEGGYGWCERCGNPIPVERLAAFPSATLCVTCKQLEERR, from the coding sequence ATGGCGAAGCCAGCCGACACCAAGACCGCCGGCCGCAAGCCGGTGGCCAAGGTCACCCGCAGCGCGGCGGAGACCGAGAAGATCCGTGCGGCGTTGGCGGCCCGGCGGGACGAGCTGCGCGCCGAGTACGATCAGACGCTGAGCGAGATCACCGAGCTGCAGCGCGATCGGCTGACCGACTCGGCCGGGGACGACCAGGCCGACACGGGCACCAAGACGTTCGAGCGGGAGCAGGAGATCTCTCTCGCCAACAGCATCCTGGAACGGATCACGCAGGTCGAGCGCGCTCTGGAGCGCCTCGACGAGGGTGGTTACGGCTGGTGCGAGCGGTGCGGCAACCCGATCCCGGTCGAGCGCCTCGCCGCTTTCCCGTCGGCGACCCTCTGCGTGACGTGCAAGCAGTTGGAGGAGCGGCGCTGA
- the lspA gene encoding signal peptidase II, protein MTAAPPAESGHTDPGGGRARRRAVAILAGIALVSLVTDLVTKHLALAALTDREPVRILGGLVYLSLTRNSGAAWSIGSDYTWVFPLITIGVVGWIVFMALRLRSLPWAISLGLVLGGALGNLVDRIFRAPAPFHGHVVDMVSVFGPYGEYFPVFNVADSSLFCGVVLAVLLEVTGRQRDGRRLGRDGAPVDAGATENADQRERA, encoded by the coding sequence ATGACCGCAGCACCGCCCGCCGAATCCGGCCACACCGATCCGGGTGGTGGCAGAGCCCGACGCCGGGCCGTCGCGATCCTCGCCGGGATCGCCCTGGTGTCCCTGGTGACCGACCTGGTCACCAAGCACCTCGCGCTGGCCGCGCTGACCGACCGGGAGCCGGTGCGCATCCTCGGTGGGCTCGTCTATCTGAGCCTGACCCGCAACAGCGGCGCCGCGTGGAGCATCGGCTCGGACTACACCTGGGTGTTCCCGCTGATCACCATCGGTGTGGTGGGCTGGATCGTCTTCATGGCGCTGCGGCTGCGTTCCCTGCCGTGGGCGATCTCCCTGGGCCTGGTGCTCGGCGGCGCGCTCGGCAACCTGGTGGACCGGATCTTCCGGGCGCCCGCCCCGTTCCACGGGCACGTGGTCGACATGGTGAGCGTCTTCGGCCCGTACGGCGAGTATTTCCCGGTCTTCAACGTGGCGGACAGCTCGCTGTTCTGCGGCGTGGTGCTGGCCGTGTTGCTGGAGGTGACCGGCCGTCAGCGCGACGGCCGGCGGCTCGGCCGCGACGGTGCTCCCGTCGATGCCGGCGCCACCGAGAACGCCGACCAGCGGGAGCGGGCATGA
- a CDS encoding RluA family pseudouridine synthase → MTSAFAAGGDHRSLPVPDGLDGMRLDQAVSRLFGLSRTAAAALIDAGDALVDGATRPNSHKVKAGSWLEVTLPAPVAPPTVVPQAVPGLRVVYADDDIVVVDKPVGVAAHPSPGWTGPTVIGALAAIGHRISTSGAAERQGVVHRLDVGTTGIMVVAKSEQAYTALKRAFKYREVDKGYHAVVQGHLDPLRGTVDAPIDRHPTHDYRWAVVSGGKPSITHYDTLEAFPAASLVDVRLETGRTHQIRVHFSTLRHPCVGDLTYGADPTLSARLGLARQWLHARELSFLHPRTGDEVRFVSDYPDDLERALEILRD, encoded by the coding sequence ATGACCTCCGCGTTCGCCGCTGGCGGCGACCACCGTTCCCTGCCCGTGCCCGACGGCCTCGACGGGATGCGCCTGGACCAGGCGGTGTCCCGGCTGTTCGGCCTGTCCCGGACCGCCGCGGCGGCCCTGATCGACGCGGGCGACGCCCTTGTCGACGGCGCCACCCGACCCAACTCGCACAAGGTCAAGGCCGGCTCCTGGCTTGAGGTCACGTTGCCCGCGCCGGTCGCACCGCCGACAGTGGTGCCACAGGCGGTGCCCGGACTGCGCGTGGTGTACGCCGACGACGACATCGTCGTGGTGGACAAGCCGGTCGGCGTGGCCGCGCACCCCAGCCCCGGCTGGACCGGCCCGACGGTGATCGGCGCCCTCGCGGCGATCGGGCACCGCATCTCCACGAGCGGCGCCGCCGAGCGGCAGGGTGTGGTGCACCGGCTCGACGTGGGCACCACAGGCATCATGGTGGTGGCCAAGAGCGAGCAGGCCTACACGGCGTTGAAGCGGGCCTTCAAGTACCGCGAGGTGGACAAGGGCTACCACGCGGTGGTGCAGGGTCACCTGGACCCGCTGCGGGGCACCGTCGACGCCCCGATCGACAGGCACCCCACCCACGACTACCGGTGGGCGGTGGTGTCCGGCGGCAAGCCGAGCATCACCCACTACGACACGCTGGAGGCGTTCCCGGCCGCCAGCCTCGTCGACGTCCGGTTGGAGACCGGCCGCACCCACCAGATCCGGGTGCACTTCTCCACCCTGCGGCACCCCTGCGTGGGTGATCTCACCTACGGCGCGGATCCCACCCTCTCGGCCCGTCTCGGACTGGCCCGACAGTGGCTGCACGCCCGCGAATTGAGCTTCCTGCACCCCCGAACGGGGGACGAGGTCCGGTTCGTCAGCGACTACCCTGACGACCTGGAGCGTGCGCTTGAGATCCTGCGTGACTGA